Below is a genomic region from Gemmobacter sp. 24YEA27.
CATCCATTCCGGCTCGCCATTTTTCTCGCTGATCAGGCGGACGATATCCTCGTTCAGGCCCTTGGGCGCGTATTCGGTCGGGATCTCGGTCTCCCAGCCATATTTATATTTTCCGGCCATCGCCTGGACGGTTTCAATCGTCTCGCGGTCGACGCCTTCCCGGATCGCCTCATCGGGGATGCGGATATTATCCTCGGACACATGGGTATTCATTTCGGTCACTCCATCCTCACGCGGCCCATCTTCACGCAGCACGGGCGCGGGCTTTTCCGTAAGCCCTGGTCCACGCCTCCGCGAACCTGAGCACATTCTCTTCATTCACGCCCGGACCGATCGAGATCCGGATCATCTGTCCGGCCTCATCGCCGTAGCCCATGGCGCCAAGCACCTTCGATCCCCTGACCTTGCCCGATGAACAGGCCGATCCGGCAGAGACCGCGAAGCCGGCAAGATCCATGGCCATGACCTGGGTCTCGCCCTTCCAGCCCGGCGCAATGACGCAAAGCGTATTCGGCAACCGTGGCTGGCCTTTCGAGACCGAGATAATGCCCTCAGCGCCGGCAAACAATGCTGATTCCAGAATATCCCTTATGCGGGCGACCTCTTCCCAGGTCCCGTTCGCCAGATCACGCGCCGCAGCCGTCGCCGCAGCCGCCATGCCGGCAATCCCGATCAGATTCTCTGTGCCGGACCGCCGCCCCATCTCTTGGCCGCCGCCTTTCAGCTTTGCCTCCACATCAAGCCCGCGCTTCAGCAAAAGCGCCCCAATGCCCCGCGGCCCGCCGAATTTATGCGCCGACACGAGCCCCATATCGCAGCCAAGCCAGTTGAAGGCG
It encodes:
- a CDS encoding aminotransferase class V-fold PLP-dependent enzyme, with product MSTRLYLDWNATAPLRAEARAAMISAMDVVGNPSSVHSEGRAAKALMEHSREEISAAFGADGADLVFTSGTTEASALALAGRGLACAGVEHSAVSAWCDDVLPVGRDGAVSVPDPGQGTLQLANPETGIVQDLPEGLAVSDLTQGMGKLPVAFNWLGCDMGLVSAHKFGGPRGIGALLLKRGLDVEAKLKGGGQEMGRRSGTENLIGIAGMAAAATAAARDLANGTWEEVARIRDILESALFAGAEGIISVSKGQPRLPNTLCVIAPGWKGETQVMAMDLAGFAVSAGSACSSGKVRGSKVLGAMGYGDEAGQMIRISIGPGVNEENVLRFAEAWTRAYGKARARAA